Below is a window of Acidobacteriota bacterium DNA.
ATCGCAGCCGCCGCATGCTCGCTGTTCTTGCAGCTATACGTGAAGTGGGATAGCGATCATCCGAGGGAGTTTGCGTACCTGATGCTGGTCACCGTTGGAGTGACAACGCTGGTATGGGTCTCGACGACGCTGCTGACTCGCGCGGAACCAATGGAGAAGCTGATAAGTTTCTATCGCAGAGTTCAACCGGAAGGTCCCGGGTGGAAGCGCGTTGCGGCACAGACTGGCTCCGCGCCGGCCAACGTGTCCGGCGGTCTCGCTGTGCAGTTTGCAAATTGGTTCCTTGGATGCGTATTGATATACGGGTTTCTGTTCGGCATCGGCTATCTGATTTTTGGCGAGATGTTAAAAGGTGCTGCCTTTCTTCTCGGCGGCGCCATCGCCGGGGCCGTTATCATGCGAAACCTTCGGCGGGCAGTCTGGCATTCGGCTCTGGATGCAGCGGCGCCGGTCGCAAGCGTCGCCGCCGAGCCTTTGCAGCCCTAGGATTCGTCGCGTAATAGGAGATCAACTCGTGGTGATGATCAGAATCCTGCTCACTCTAGTGTTAAGCGCTTCGAGCGTGCTCGCTTCTCTGCCTGCCGTCGGGGCTCAAAAGACAAAGCCCGGTACGCCGGAACCAAACTGGGTTGAGAAAACGCTCGCCTCGATGACGGTTGATGAGAAGATCGGTCAGCTCATCATCCCGGCGGCCGTCGGAATGTTCCTGAGTCAGGACAGCGAGACCTTTCAACAAGCCCGCCGCGATATCACCCAGTTTCATGTCGGCGGCTATCACATGCTCGGCGAAGTGAACATCCTGCACGAGCCCGCCGGAGTCGCGCTGTTCATCAATCACCTGCAAGAGCTGGCTAAAGTTCCGCTGTGGGTCACCGCTGACTTCGAAGGCGGGGTCGGGCTGCGATACATCGGGGCGACGCGGCTTCCAAGAGCGATGGCGATGGGCGCAACCGCGAATCCCGACTTTGCTTACCAGTCGGGCCGCATCGCCGCTGAAGAAGCGCGGGCTATGGGTGTTCAAGTCAACTTCTATCCGGTAGTCGATGTGAACAACAACGCCCGCAATCCGATCATCAACATCCGCTCATTCGGCGGTGACCCGCAGCTCGTCTCTCGGATGGCTCGCGCGTACATACGAGGCTCGCAGGAGCACGGCGTGATGGCCACCGCCAAACACTTTCCCGGTCACGGTGACACCTCGACCGATTCTCACCTCGAGCTGCCCATCATCGACGTCGATCGCGCGCGCTTGAATGCCATCGAGCTGCCCCCGTTTCAAGCGGCCGTCGAAGAAGGCGTGGGCGGGGTGATGAGCGCCCACATAGCCTTGCCGCGAATCGAGACCGACAACCTTCCCGCTACGCTCTCGCCAAAGATGCTCACCGGCGTGTTGCGAGGCGAATTAAAATTCAACGGCGTGATTTTCACCGATGCGATGAACATGCGCGGCCTGACGGCTCACTATCCCGAAGGTGAGGCCGCGGTTCGCGCGGTGAAGGCCGGCGCCGACGTGGTGCTGTACCCTCCGAGCGTCGAGCAGGCCTTTCTTGGTCTCAAGCGCGCAGTCGACTCAGGCGAGATCAAAGAGTCGCGCATCGATGAATCGGTCCGCCGAATACTGACGGCAAAGGCGAAGCTGGGGCTCGACCGAAATCGCTTCGTCGATATCGGCAAGCTTGATAGCGCCCTTGGCACGAACGAGCATCAGCGCACGGCGCAACAGATCATCGAAGGCGCGATCACCCTGGCGCGCGACAAGCGGAACGTGTTGCCGCTGAAGCTGGCACCCGAACAGAAGGTGTTGTTCATCTCGATGGTTGATAACAGCGAAGGCTGGCGCGATGGAGTACCGGGCCGCGCATTCTTCGAGGGGCTGGTTAAACGCCATGCAAAGTCGATACACGTCTATGTGACGGACAAGACGTCGCCGGCCGAGTTCGATCTAATCAAGAAGCTTGCGGCGTTCTCGGACGCGGTCATCGTGAACGGGTTTATTCGAGTCTCGTCTTTCAAAGGCTCGATCGATATGAGCGAGGGTGAGATCAACCTGTTAAAGCATCTGTCTACTATCAAGCAGCCGTTCGCTTTTGTGCTCTTTGGCAGCCCGTACTTGTTATCATTTGTTCCGGAGCTTCCGACTTACATTTTGGCTTACGAATACTACCCCGCAGCCGAA
It encodes the following:
- a CDS encoding glycoside hydrolase family 3 N-terminal domain-containing protein, with protein sequence MIRILLTLVLSASSVLASLPAVGAQKTKPGTPEPNWVEKTLASMTVDEKIGQLIIPAAVGMFLSQDSETFQQARRDITQFHVGGYHMLGEVNILHEPAGVALFINHLQELAKVPLWVTADFEGGVGLRYIGATRLPRAMAMGATANPDFAYQSGRIAAEEARAMGVQVNFYPVVDVNNNARNPIINIRSFGGDPQLVSRMARAYIRGSQEHGVMATAKHFPGHGDTSTDSHLELPIIDVDRARLNAIELPPFQAAVEEGVGGVMSAHIALPRIETDNLPATLSPKMLTGVLRGELKFNGVIFTDAMNMRGLTAHYPEGEAAVRAVKAGADVVLYPPSVEQAFLGLKRAVDSGEIKESRIDESVRRILTAKAKLGLDRNRFVDIGKLDSALGTNEHQRTAQQIIEGAITLARDKRNVLPLKLAPEQKVLFISMVDNSEGWRDGVPGRAFFEGLVKRHAKSIHVYVTDKTSPAEFDLIKKLAAFSDAVIVNGFIRVSSFKGSIDMSEGEINLLKHLSTIKQPFAFVLFGSPYLLSFVPELPTYILAYEYYPAAEEAALKAVFGEIEFKGKLPIELPGFYPIGHSATKSAPS